In one window of Reinekea forsetii DNA:
- a CDS encoding TRAP transporter large permease — MEWYLALTFLLSMIIFFMGAGMPIAFAFLGANVIGSWYFMGGENGVTQLLNNGFGGLSKFSLVPIPLFLLMGELFFQTGLGMKMFNAIDRLMGKVPGRLSYVTVVGGTAFSTLSGSSMGSTALMGSLLVPEMERRGYKKHMSIGPILGTGGLAIIIPPSALAVLLGTLAQVDIAKLLIAGIIPGLILASFYVLTIFIHTKLDPDAAPAYEVAAISLLGKLKLITTDVIPMISVMVIIVIMMLTGFATPSESAAFGALGVVILGFIYRCMTWQAFKQSIIGALKVTLMAYLIVFGSATFSQLLAFSGASSGLIYWATSFDLTPIFMLLAMFGVLLLLGTFMEQISIMMLTVPFFFPLAETLGFDLVWFGIIMLLALEIGFTTPPFGLLLFVMKGVAPPGTTMGEIYSAAMPFIFCSLFLVLLMIIFPSIALWLPSFMN; from the coding sequence ATGGAATGGTATCTTGCACTGACATTCTTACTGTCGATGATAATTTTCTTTATGGGCGCAGGCATGCCCATTGCGTTTGCATTTTTAGGGGCCAACGTTATTGGCTCCTGGTATTTCATGGGCGGCGAAAACGGTGTCACACAGCTGCTTAATAATGGCTTTGGTGGTCTGTCTAAGTTCAGCCTAGTCCCTATTCCGCTCTTTCTGTTAATGGGCGAATTATTTTTCCAAACGGGTCTGGGCATGAAGATGTTCAATGCCATTGACCGCCTAATGGGCAAGGTACCGGGGCGCCTGTCCTATGTGACCGTTGTTGGCGGCACCGCATTTTCGACACTGAGCGGTTCGTCCATGGGCTCTACGGCCTTAATGGGGTCATTGTTAGTGCCGGAGATGGAGCGGCGCGGCTATAAGAAACACATGTCGATTGGCCCAATATTGGGCACCGGAGGGCTCGCAATCATCATTCCGCCGTCGGCCTTGGCGGTACTGCTGGGGACCTTGGCACAGGTCGATATTGCTAAACTGTTGATTGCCGGCATAATCCCTGGCCTCATATTGGCCAGCTTTTACGTACTAACCATTTTCATTCACACCAAACTGGATCCCGATGCCGCCCCCGCCTATGAGGTTGCGGCCATCTCTTTGTTAGGCAAACTAAAACTGATTACTACGGATGTCATTCCGATGATTAGCGTGATGGTTATAATTGTAATCATGATGCTAACCGGTTTCGCAACGCCATCGGAGTCTGCAGCCTTTGGCGCCCTGGGTGTGGTCATACTGGGTTTCATCTACCGCTGCATGACTTGGCAGGCCTTCAAACAATCTATAATTGGTGCCCTGAAGGTTACCCTTATGGCTTATTTGATCGTCTTTGGTTCGGCAACCTTTAGTCAGTTACTGGCCTTCTCCGGCGCGTCAAGCGGACTGATTTATTGGGCGACCAGTTTCGATCTAACCCCCATTTTCATGCTCTTGGCCATGTTCGGCGTGCTGTTGTTGTTAGGCACCTTTATGGAGCAAATTTCCATAATGATGTTAACCGTACCGTTCTTCTTTCCATTAGCGGAGACGCTCGGTTTCGACCTGGTTTGGTTTGGCATCATAATGCTATTAGCGTTGGAGATTGGTTTTACCACACCGCCCTTCGGCCTATTGTTGTTTGTTATGAAAGGTGTCGCACCACCGGGTACCACGATGGGCGAAATTTACTCAGCAGCCATGCCATTCATTTTCTGCTCGCTATTCTTGGTATTGCTGATGATCATCTTCCCCAGTATCGCACTTTGGCTACCCAGCTTTATGAACTAA
- a CDS encoding rhodanese-like domain-containing protein encodes MTTTLSLALLALAIGLSHADDNPAVAAMQDYLDFADYGEGSISTEQLASIESTNILYIDTRNPAQYDSGHIPGALNIEWRLILARRAEIPTDRPVVLYCDTGLLSSKAQFSLKIAGRDNIKVLWGGYLMWLAGQDSGD; translated from the coding sequence ATGACTACAACTCTTAGCCTCGCGTTACTGGCCCTTGCCATCGGACTGTCACATGCTGACGATAATCCGGCCGTCGCGGCAATGCAGGATTATTTGGATTTCGCCGACTACGGTGAGGGTTCTATATCAACGGAGCAGCTTGCGTCGATCGAATCGACCAATATTCTCTATATCGATACCAGAAACCCAGCACAATACGATTCCGGTCATATTCCAGGCGCACTCAATATTGAATGGCGTCTAATACTCGCTCGCCGTGCTGAAATACCAACTGATCGGCCTGTGGTGCTCTATTGCGACACCGGCCTGCTGTCTTCTAAAGCCCAGTTCTCATTAAAAATTGCCGGGCGTGACAATATCAAGGTGTTGTGGGGCGGCTATCTGATGTGGCTTGCAGGGCAGGATAGTGGCGATTAA
- a CDS encoding FG-GAP repeat domain-containing protein: MADLIQILGLIVLTGCNVAGEDASDGVLLSESDTTSEVSVDKVSIDNVSSYQLQKTTLHVDRRGGINGSPCSCFYHAMAYADFDGDGDVDIFLSGGNGTDLPSAVEIHLNDGAGNFTLDKSLIHGSEPGVIHPRKAILGDYNGDDQLDILVVGHGYDQPPFPGERPLLFLTTANGLEYSTSLEAYSGFFHSAASADIDNDGDLDILIGDTKVPFMLINDGLGGFTQDLARLTSELNNQQFYTSELIDIDQDGYIDLIAAGHEFETMATVIYWGSASGTYLATNKTLLPEVVGQGVILDIDAEDLDGDGRSDIVLTRTGGGNDNFYVGYYLQLIENNGDRQFSDSTSNIAENSSTENGWIDWIRIQDYNNDGYLDIIEDNNSPALVWLNNGNGEFTR; encoded by the coding sequence ATGGCAGATCTTATTCAAATATTAGGCCTCATCGTGCTTACCGGCTGCAACGTTGCCGGCGAAGATGCCTCTGATGGTGTTCTCCTTAGCGAATCGGATACGACATCTGAGGTCAGCGTCGACAAGGTCAGCATAGACAACGTCAGCTCCTATCAACTGCAGAAAACAACCTTGCATGTCGACCGGCGCGGTGGCATTAATGGTTCGCCCTGCAGTTGTTTTTATCATGCGATGGCCTATGCCGATTTCGATGGCGATGGTGATGTGGATATCTTTCTATCCGGTGGCAATGGCACCGATCTGCCCAGCGCAGTGGAAATTCATCTCAACGATGGCGCCGGAAATTTCACCTTGGATAAAAGTTTAATTCACGGATCTGAGCCGGGTGTCATTCATCCACGCAAAGCTATTTTGGGCGACTATAACGGCGATGACCAACTCGACATTCTAGTCGTTGGCCATGGCTATGACCAACCGCCCTTCCCTGGCGAGCGCCCACTGCTCTTTCTCACAACGGCCAATGGGCTTGAGTACAGCACAAGTCTTGAAGCTTATAGCGGATTCTTTCATTCTGCCGCCTCAGCCGACATCGACAATGACGGCGACCTTGATATCCTCATCGGCGACACAAAAGTGCCGTTTATGTTGATCAATGACGGGCTTGGCGGCTTTACTCAGGACTTGGCCAGGTTGACTTCGGAACTCAACAACCAACAATTCTATACCTCTGAGCTGATCGACATCGATCAGGATGGCTATATCGATCTCATAGCGGCCGGCCATGAGTTTGAAACTATGGCGACTGTTATCTATTGGGGCAGCGCTAGCGGTACCTACCTGGCCACCAACAAAACGTTGTTACCTGAGGTGGTAGGACAAGGTGTCATTCTCGATATCGATGCAGAGGATTTAGATGGCGATGGTCGGAGCGATATTGTCTTGACGCGCACAGGCGGCGGAAATGACAATTTCTATGTCGGATATTATCTCCAGCTCATTGAGAACAATGGTGACCGGCAGTTCAGCGATAGCACGAGCAATATAGCTGAAAATAGTTCTACCGAGAATGGATGGATCGATTGGATTCGTATTCAAGACTATAACAATGACGGCTATTTAGACATTATTGAAGACAACAACTCCCCTGCCTTGGTTTGGCTTAATAATGGCAATGGCGAATTTACGCGCTAA
- a CDS encoding BaiN/RdsA family NAD(P)/FAD-dependent oxidoreductase — protein sequence MTTGVDVLIIGAGAAGMMCAIEAAKRGRSVVLIDHANKAGKKILMSGGGRCNFTNLDVQPAHFLSHNPHFARSALSRYSQWDFIAKVNLHGIEYHEKDLGQLFCDHSAKDIQQMLLSELAQEGVDLLLETSVLSVAKLDDHFAISTTAGVFSAVSCVVACGGLSIPTLGASDFGFKLAQQFGHTLLSHRASLVPFTWNTKDKPLWSALSGLATRARVRALEGTQFELDLLITHRGLSGPAMLQISNYWQEGEALTIDWLPSMDVAQQLAADRHEQGKKQFKSWLSALLPARLAELFCQQWPHQKTLAELSKADVLYWSEQLNHWQFVPGGTEGYRTAEVTLGGVDTHDISSKTMVSKLVPGLYFIGEVLDVTGWLGGYNFQWAWSSAWAAGQDC from the coding sequence ATGACAACCGGGGTTGATGTACTGATAATAGGGGCTGGTGCCGCCGGCATGATGTGCGCTATCGAAGCGGCCAAGCGCGGCCGCTCAGTGGTATTGATCGATCATGCCAATAAGGCCGGTAAAAAAATCCTGATGTCTGGTGGCGGGCGCTGTAACTTCACCAATCTGGACGTGCAACCGGCGCATTTTTTATCGCACAATCCGCACTTTGCGCGCAGCGCGCTGAGTCGATATAGCCAATGGGATTTTATTGCCAAGGTTAATCTGCACGGCATCGAATACCACGAGAAGGATCTCGGTCAGTTGTTTTGCGACCACAGTGCCAAAGACATCCAACAGATGTTGTTAAGCGAGCTGGCGCAAGAAGGCGTCGACCTGCTTTTGGAAACCAGTGTCCTATCGGTCGCCAAGCTTGACGATCATTTTGCCATCAGCACCACGGCCGGGGTATTTTCAGCGGTCTCCTGTGTGGTGGCCTGCGGTGGCTTGTCGATACCCACCTTGGGTGCCTCTGACTTCGGTTTTAAGCTGGCACAGCAGTTTGGTCACACGCTCTTGAGCCATCGGGCCTCGCTGGTGCCCTTTACCTGGAACACCAAAGATAAACCTCTCTGGTCGGCCTTGTCCGGCCTGGCGACCCGTGCCCGCGTGCGCGCGCTAGAGGGAACCCAATTCGAACTCGACTTACTGATCACCCACAGGGGTTTGAGTGGCCCGGCCATGTTGCAGATCAGCAACTATTGGCAAGAAGGTGAAGCGTTGACTATCGACTGGTTGCCGAGCATGGATGTCGCCCAGCAGCTCGCCGCTGATCGGCACGAACAGGGTAAGAAGCAGTTTAAAAGCTGGTTGTCGGCGCTGCTGCCAGCACGACTGGCCGAGCTGTTCTGCCAACAGTGGCCGCACCAGAAGACCCTGGCGGAGTTGTCCAAGGCCGATGTGCTCTATTGGTCTGAGCAGCTCAATCATTGGCAATTTGTACCGGGCGGAACCGAAGGCTACCGCACCGCAGAGGTCACCCTCGGCGGCGTTGATACCCACGACATCTCATCCAAGACCATGGTCAGTAAACTGGTACCGGGGCTTTATTTTATTGGCGAGGTATTGGACGTGACCGGCTGGTTGGGGGGCTATAACTTTCAATGGGCCTGGTCGAGTGCCTGGGCCGCTGGGCAGGACTGCTAA
- the rluB gene encoding 23S rRNA pseudouridine(2605) synthase RluB has product MTMSEERIQKVLAKAGLGSRREMEKVIEDKRVSVNGEVAKLGDKVQRTDELKVDGKTVKIDTKAVRRVLIYNKPEGEICTRKDPEGRQTVFDRLPKLTGERWVAVGRLDINTSGLLLFTNDGELANRLMHPSRQIEREYAVRILGEVKQENIDAMCAGVQLDDGMAKFSDVQYFDGKGSNQWYHVVIVEGRNREVRRLWESQGFQVSRLKRVRYGSVFMDSSMRAGTWNELAKKDIDQLAAIVELPSMPWKSVVRDKTDPNRRKLENQRTRRSVGNERK; this is encoded by the coding sequence ATGACAATGAGTGAAGAACGAATTCAAAAAGTATTGGCCAAAGCCGGTCTCGGTTCGCGCCGCGAGATGGAAAAAGTTATCGAAGACAAGCGCGTCAGTGTGAATGGTGAAGTCGCCAAGCTGGGCGACAAGGTCCAGCGCACGGATGAATTAAAGGTCGACGGCAAAACCGTTAAAATTGATACCAAGGCCGTCCGTCGCGTGCTGATCTATAACAAGCCCGAGGGTGAAATCTGTACCCGGAAAGATCCAGAAGGGCGGCAAACAGTGTTTGATCGACTGCCCAAGCTGACCGGTGAACGTTGGGTGGCTGTGGGCCGGCTCGACATCAACACTTCCGGTCTATTGCTGTTTACCAACGATGGCGAATTGGCCAACCGGCTGATGCATCCATCGCGCCAGATCGAACGCGAATACGCGGTGCGGATTCTCGGTGAGGTCAAGCAGGAAAATATCGACGCCATGTGTGCCGGTGTCCAACTGGACGACGGCATGGCCAAGTTCAGTGACGTGCAGTACTTCGATGGCAAAGGCTCGAACCAGTGGTATCACGTGGTGATAGTCGAAGGCCGCAACCGTGAAGTGCGCCGCCTCTGGGAAAGCCAAGGTTTTCAGGTGTCTCGCCTGAAGCGTGTGCGCTATGGCTCAGTCTTTATGGATTCGTCCATGCGCGCCGGCACTTGGAATGAATTGGCGAAAAAGGATATCGATCAACTGGCCGCTATTGTCGAGTTACCCTCCATGCCGTGGAAGTCGGTGGTGCGGGATAAGACCGATCCAAACCGCCGTAAGCTGGAAAATCAACGCACCCGCCGCTCTGTTGGCAATGAGCGCAAATAG
- the scpB gene encoding SMC-Scp complex subunit ScpB has protein sequence MNPTDEPIDPLTPEPENGSEIDSSQQEVSARKPKAKHQGKNQTALDALVDKYAEPNEGDVETDTDPAVYDDIEPTSSQGDNAPGAIDEELDIADSDQGDPYGGHSPERLKNILEAALFASGITLSASHLRALFEAHERPHGRIVRQLMAELIAHYSGRGLLLVEVASGYRFQTATDTASWVARLWEEKPQRYSRALMETIALIAYRQPITRGEIEDVRGVAVSSNIIRTLLEREWVRVVGHRDVPGRPAMYATTRQFLDYFSLMTLDQMPSLGEIRDMEELNPQLHLTADNDENASEDKQQAEISFSGLIEKIRDSAVSGKTGNEFIDEQLDQELQAMDKVNANFEQALAQQKAEHEHPDLQLDYDDTDSTTPEPADTDPLIAQDSVDMPAPADELVAELEPPLSEEEQWKSIQQKLAQQQALLDARENDSQREENDNE, from the coding sequence ATGAACCCAACCGACGAACCCATCGATCCATTAACACCGGAACCGGAAAATGGCAGCGAGATTGACAGTAGTCAGCAGGAGGTTAGCGCGCGCAAGCCCAAAGCAAAGCATCAAGGTAAGAACCAAACGGCATTGGATGCCTTGGTTGACAAGTATGCCGAGCCGAACGAGGGCGATGTTGAGACGGATACCGACCCCGCGGTTTACGATGACATAGAGCCGACCAGCAGCCAGGGTGATAACGCCCCAGGCGCAATCGATGAGGAACTGGACATAGCCGATAGCGACCAGGGCGACCCCTATGGCGGTCATTCACCAGAGCGGCTCAAAAACATTCTCGAGGCGGCGTTGTTTGCCTCCGGTATCACGCTGTCGGCCAGTCATTTGCGCGCCTTATTTGAAGCTCACGAACGCCCCCATGGCCGTATCGTGCGCCAATTGATGGCTGAGTTGATTGCCCACTATAGCGGCCGCGGCCTGTTGTTGGTGGAAGTCGCCAGTGGCTATCGATTCCAAACCGCCACCGATACGGCTTCCTGGGTGGCACGTTTGTGGGAAGAAAAACCGCAGCGCTATTCGCGCGCCCTAATGGAAACCATCGCCCTGATTGCCTATCGGCAGCCCATTACCCGCGGTGAAATTGAAGATGTGCGCGGCGTGGCGGTCAGTTCGAATATTATTCGCACCTTATTGGAGCGCGAATGGGTGCGAGTGGTTGGTCATCGAGACGTACCCGGCCGCCCAGCCATGTACGCCACCACCCGGCAATTTCTCGACTACTTTAGCCTGATGACGCTCGACCAGATGCCGAGCCTGGGTGAAATTCGCGATATGGAAGAACTCAATCCGCAATTGCATCTGACCGCCGATAACGACGAAAACGCATCCGAAGATAAGCAACAAGCGGAAATATCCTTCAGCGGCCTGATCGAAAAGATACGCGACAGCGCCGTCAGTGGAAAAACCGGCAATGAATTTATCGACGAACAGCTCGACCAAGAGTTGCAGGCGATGGACAAGGTTAACGCCAACTTCGAACAGGCGTTAGCGCAGCAAAAGGCAGAACATGAACACCCTGATCTGCAGCTAGATTATGACGATACAGACTCGACCACGCCAGAGCCGGCCGACACTGACCCGCTAATAGCGCAGGATTCAGTGGACATGCCGGCTCCAGCAGACGAGCTTGTAGCGGAGCTCGAACCGCCGCTGTCTGAAGAAGAACAGTGGAAATCAATCCAACAAAAGCTAGCCCAACAACAGGCGCTGCTGGACGCTCGTGAGAACGACTCGCAACGTGAGGAAAATGACAATGAGTGA
- a CDS encoding segregation and condensation protein A, with protein MAEQTEIPFAVIDGQAMMQIPIDLYIPPDALEVFLDAFEGPLDLLLYLIRKQNLDILNVNVFEITSQYMEYIDLMHGMHLELAAEYLVMAAMLAEIKSRMLLPRSKEEELDDEGDPRAELIRRLQEYEQFKGAAENIAELPRVGRDVFLADEMRPDYERPKLHPDVDLREILLAFQDVMSRAEMFGEHEVQRETLSTRQRMADILSTLQGKAFVPFITLFNAQEGRLGVIVTFLAIMELAKESLIDLVQTELFAPIHVKAKGE; from the coding sequence ATGGCCGAACAAACGGAAATCCCCTTTGCCGTAATCGATGGCCAGGCGATGATGCAGATCCCCATCGATCTCTACATTCCACCCGATGCTCTAGAAGTTTTCCTCGATGCCTTTGAAGGGCCACTCGATCTATTGCTCTATCTGATCCGTAAACAGAACCTTGATATTCTCAACGTCAATGTGTTCGAAATAACCTCTCAATACATGGAATATATTGACCTGATGCACGGTATGCATCTGGAGTTGGCCGCTGAGTATTTGGTTATGGCCGCAATGCTGGCCGAAATAAAGAGCCGCATGCTCTTGCCACGCAGTAAAGAAGAAGAGTTGGATGATGAGGGCGACCCACGTGCGGAGTTGATTCGTCGACTGCAAGAATACGAACAATTTAAAGGCGCCGCCGAAAATATTGCGGAACTGCCGCGCGTTGGTCGGGATGTTTTTCTCGCCGATGAAATGCGACCCGACTACGAGCGTCCTAAGTTACACCCCGATGTGGATCTACGGGAAATCCTGCTCGCCTTTCAAGATGTGATGAGCCGTGCCGAGATGTTTGGCGAGCACGAGGTGCAGCGCGAAACGCTGTCGACCCGACAGCGCATGGCCGATATTCTGTCCACCTTGCAAGGCAAGGCATTTGTACCCTTTATCACCCTGTTCAATGCCCAAGAAGGGCGTTTGGGGGTGATCGTTACGTTTTTGGCCATTATGGAATTGGCCAAAGAATCCTTAATTGACCTGGTGCAGACGGAATTGTTCGCACCTATTCACGTAAAGGCCAAAGGCGAATGA
- a CDS encoding L-threonylcarbamoyladenylate synthase, which translates to MSQFFVIHPENPQARLIAHTVEILRKGGVIAYPTDSAYALGCIMGDKRGIDTIRRIRQIDEKHNLTLVCRDLSDLSSYANVDNVAYRLIKNNTPGPYTFILQATREVPRRLLHPKRRTIGLRVLGNPIASAILAALGEPMLSTSLIMPNDEQPLSDPDDIRDRLEHELDLVIDGGFCGVEESTIINLLDGAPEVVRVGMGDPSPFQ; encoded by the coding sequence ATGAGCCAGTTTTTTGTGATTCATCCTGAAAACCCCCAAGCCCGGTTGATTGCCCATACGGTAGAGATACTGCGCAAGGGTGGCGTTATTGCCTACCCCACCGATTCGGCCTACGCCTTAGGCTGCATAATGGGTGATAAACGGGGCATTGACACGATCCGGCGTATCCGCCAAATCGATGAAAAACATAACCTTACTCTGGTTTGTCGTGATCTGTCCGATCTCTCAAGCTATGCCAATGTAGACAATGTCGCCTACCGATTGATTAAAAATAACACGCCGGGGCCCTACACCTTTATTCTTCAGGCCACGCGTGAAGTGCCGCGCCGGTTGCTGCACCCGAAGCGGCGCACCATCGGCTTGCGCGTGCTTGGTAATCCCATCGCCTCGGCCATTTTGGCCGCCTTGGGCGAGCCGATGCTCAGCACCAGCTTGATTATGCCCAATGACGAGCAGCCGTTGAGTGATCCGGATGACATCCGTGATCGGCTCGAGCACGAGTTGGACCTGGTGATCGATGGCGGTTTTTGTGGCGTCGAAGAGTCGACCATCATCAACCTGTTAGATGGTGCGCCAGAAGTGGTGCGGGTCGGGATGGGCGATCCCAGTCCCTTCCAATAG
- a CDS encoding PHP domain-containing protein, which yields MIVNRKHEWELHCHSRFSDGQLTCPDLFALAVTNGVRHMALTDHDTAAGYRAALANAWVPAELELYPAAELSCVWKGRTIHMVGLGIDAYSERWLSIENDYVERRENRFLRILHVMRKAGFELNEERIRAIAHPGPPARPHVAAYLVETEQAKNTAQLYKRWLGQGKIGDVKSQWPEMAEAAQWILECGGLPVVAHPHRYDLTWTKTREMLDDFCAAGGQAIEIACVGLNPEKRKFLSNQAQERNLYASGGSDFHSPNTPWLKLGTYPEWPKDLPTASDWLRTRMATLKALESNATSR from the coding sequence ATGATAGTAAATCGAAAGCACGAATGGGAACTGCACTGCCATAGTCGCTTTTCCGATGGACAACTCACTTGCCCCGATCTCTTTGCGCTGGCGGTTACCAACGGTGTCCGTCATATGGCTCTAACCGACCACGATACCGCCGCAGGCTATCGAGCGGCCCTAGCCAATGCATGGGTACCAGCGGAATTGGAGCTCTATCCGGCGGCCGAGCTATCGTGCGTTTGGAAGGGCCGCACTATTCATATGGTCGGCCTGGGCATCGATGCCTACAGCGAGCGTTGGTTAAGCATTGAAAATGACTATGTCGAGCGGCGCGAAAACCGCTTTTTACGCATCTTGCATGTCATGCGTAAGGCGGGATTTGAACTGAACGAGGAGCGGATTCGCGCCATCGCTCACCCGGGCCCGCCGGCGCGGCCGCATGTTGCGGCCTATTTAGTGGAAACCGAACAGGCCAAGAATACCGCGCAACTCTATAAACGCTGGTTAGGCCAGGGCAAGATAGGCGATGTCAAAAGCCAATGGCCGGAGATGGCGGAGGCAGCCCAGTGGATTCTGGAATGCGGTGGCTTGCCGGTGGTCGCCCATCCCCATCGCTATGATCTCACTTGGACTAAGACACGCGAAATGCTTGATGATTTTTGTGCCGCCGGTGGTCAAGCGATTGAGATTGCCTGCGTTGGTCTGAACCCAGAAAAGCGCAAGTTCCTCAGTAATCAGGCTCAAGAGCGGAATCTCTATGCCAGTGGCGGGAGCGACTTTCACAGCCCCAACACACCCTGGTTGAAACTCGGCACCTATCCAGAATGGCCCAAGGATTTGCCGACCGCGAGCGATTGGTTGCGCACCCGCATGGCAACGCTGAAAGCGCTGGAAAGCAATGCCACATCACGGTAA
- a CDS encoding YciI family protein — translation MWYAILSEDHPNSLENRLAARPAHAQRLQDLQSQGRLLLAGPHPMIESEDPGAAGFSGSLVVAEFDSLASAQSWANDDPYVTEGIYAKVVIKPFKQTFPN, via the coding sequence ATGTGGTATGCCATTCTGTCAGAAGATCATCCGAATAGCCTTGAAAATCGACTTGCAGCGCGTCCAGCCCATGCTCAACGCTTGCAGGATTTACAGTCGCAAGGCCGATTGTTGCTCGCCGGTCCACATCCCATGATCGAGTCTGAAGACCCCGGTGCCGCGGGTTTTTCTGGCTCCTTGGTAGTTGCAGAGTTTGATAGCCTCGCCAGTGCACAAAGCTGGGCCAATGACGACCCCTATGTAACAGAGGGTATTTATGCAAAAGTTGTGATAAAACCCTTTAAACAAACCTTTCCAAATTAG
- a CDS encoding TIGR04211 family SH3 domain-containing protein: MLVRLVSKLLLAFAILIAAPTQAFAETVWLSDMLWVNVRTGPTDNNRVLKTIKSGTRMEVLEKAEDGDYYHVRTENGLDGWVPSRYLTTEPTGFIKAALVQTEKDQLQQLYDALDRKYSALLATKGDVTGELENLRSENTQLTLELNRITSISGDAIDLDGEYQQLAEENARLKNGLDVAQAENLALSEYNDNKMLYAGGILIALGIFLGFLLPRLNGKRRKDGWS, translated from the coding sequence ATGCTTGTTCGCCTTGTGTCGAAACTGCTTCTAGCCTTCGCCATTTTAATCGCAGCGCCGACCCAGGCCTTTGCTGAAACAGTGTGGCTCAGCGATATGCTGTGGGTCAACGTCCGTACTGGTCCAACCGATAACAACCGTGTTCTCAAAACCATTAAATCCGGCACTCGGATGGAAGTGTTGGAGAAAGCAGAAGACGGTGACTACTACCATGTGCGAACCGAAAATGGTTTGGACGGTTGGGTGCCCAGTCGTTATCTGACAACCGAACCGACAGGTTTTATTAAGGCCGCTCTGGTGCAAACTGAAAAAGATCAACTCCAGCAGCTCTATGACGCCCTAGATAGGAAATACAGCGCCCTACTCGCCACCAAAGGCGATGTAACTGGCGAACTGGAAAACTTACGCAGCGAGAATACCCAGCTGACCTTGGAACTCAATCGAATCACCTCAATCAGTGGCGACGCCATCGACCTAGACGGCGAGTATCAACAGTTGGCAGAGGAAAATGCCCGACTCAAAAACGGACTCGATGTCGCCCAAGCCGAAAATCTAGCCTTGTCCGAATATAACGACAATAAGATGCTCTATGCCGGCGGTATCCTTATTGCCTTGGGGATTTTCTTAGGCTTTCTGTTACCGCGTTTGAATGGCAAGCGACGGAAAGATGGCTGGTCATAA